A window of Bacteroidales bacterium contains these coding sequences:
- a CDS encoding DUF433 domain-containing protein, which produces MEALLKRITLNPDICHSKPTIRNMRYPVEMILDLLSSGITTQEIINDYPAIESDDIKACLAYASRLTRVKSIHKVVA; this is translated from the coding sequence ATGGAAGCATTATTGAAAAGAATCACTTTAAATCCTGATATTTGCCATAGCAAACCCACCATCAGGAACATGCGTTATCCTGTAGAGATGATCCTCGATCTGCTCTCCTCAGGAATAACCACACAGGAGATCATCAATGACTATCCTGCCATCGAATCCGACGACATTAAAGCCTGTCTGGCTTATGCATCCAGATTAACCCGGGTCAAATCAATCCACAAAGTTGTCGCATGA